In Victivallis sp. Marseille-Q1083, the genomic stretch TTCCTGGAATTTGCGGTAAAAGTGCCGGAGGGAGCGACCGCGCTGCTGGGGGAACCGCGTATTCTGGAAGGGGGGCGACTACTGTATGATCTGGCGGATCTGCTGGAGGGGTCCAGCTGGTTTTTGCTGCGGGAAGAGTCGGCCGCCGACCGCCGGGCGCGGCTTCAAGTGGTGCCGGGTGCGGAAATCCTGGCTTGGCAGCGGTTGGAGATGATCTGTTTCACCCATTTCGGCATCAATACCTTTTCCAATCGGGAGTGGGGAACCGGCGGCGAGCCGGCGGCGTTGTTCAATCCGGTCGATTTCGATGCCCGGCAATGGGCCAGAGCGGTGAAGGACGCCGGCCTGAAAATGATCATCCTGACCGCCAAGCATCATGACGGTTTCTGCCTCTGGCCGAGCCGGTACACCGACTATTCGGTCAAAAACAGTCCGTGGCGGAATGGGCGGGGGGATGTCGTCCGGGAGGTGGCCGAGGCTTGCCGCGAGTACGGCCTGAAGTTCGGTTTTTATCTGTCGCCGTGGGACCGCAACAATCCGCTCTACGGCAGCGGGGAAGCGTATGACGAATATTTCATGAATCAGTTGACCGAGTTGCTGACCGATTACGGCGAGGTGACGGAGGTCTGGTTTGACGGCGCCAACGGCGAGGGCCCGAACGGTAAAAAGCAGCAATATGACTGGGAACGATATTTCGGGTTGGTGCGCCGCTTGCAGCCGCAGGCGCTGATGGCGATCTGCGGGCCGGATATCCGCTGGGTCGGCAATGAATCCGGCATGGCCGCCGAAACCGAATGGAGTGTGCAAAAGATCGACGGTGAATGGAAATGGTATCCGGCCGAATGCGATGTCAGCATCCGTCCCGGCTGGTTCTATCATCCGGACGAGAAGCCGAAAACGGCGGAGCAGCTGGTGGACATCTATTTTCAGTCGGTGGGGCGCAATTCCGTTCTGCTGTTGAACATTCCGCCGGATACCCGCGGCCGGTTCGCCGATGCCGACGTGGCGGCGCTCCGGGGATTCCGGGCCGAATTGGACAAGTTGTTTCAAACCGATCTGGCCGAACGGGCGGTGGTCCCGGCCGAAAACGGGCCGGCGCGGCCGGTGCCGTCCGGCGATGAGGAGTCCTGGTGGTGCCCGCAGGGGGAAGGGCCTTACACGCTTGAGCTGCAATGGAAAGAGCCGGTCGAAATCAATATTGTCGAGTTGGCCGAAGCGATCCGGCATGGTCAGCGGGTGGAGGCGTTCCGCCTGTTTTACCGCCGGACCGACGGCAGTTTCACCCCCTGGCTGGAAGGTACTACCATCGGTTACCGCCGGCTGTTGCGCGCTTCGGAGCCGGTGAAAACCGATGCGGTCAGAATCCTCATCGAACAATCGCTGGCCGCTCCGCTGATCAGTAGCGTCAAAGTCTACTGAGCGGTCGCCGGGCGGCAAAATGCCGGTCGATCGGAATTTCAGCTTCCGGCCGGCCGGCGATGGCGTTTTATTGTTTCAATTGAGTTTCCAGGCGGCTGAAGTCGCTGCCTTCGCTGCAGTGTTGTACCTGGTATTGCCGCATGGCCTTTAGATAGCGGTCCTTGGCCGCCTGCCGGTCCGCCGCGTCGTCTTCCAGCTTCAGTTCCGCCCGGCGCTCGAGTTCAACCAGCTCCATCGGCAAAGCGGCGATTCTCACCCGTTCGCTCTTCGCCGGATCGGCGGCAACCGCCCGGGCGGCCTGGTTGAGCAGCGCCTGGGCCCGAATGATGGTGGCGGGACGCAGCCAGCGCTCGGTGTTGGCGTGATAACAGCCGAAGGCGATGCCGGATTGGGCGACTTCCTGCTCCAGCAAAGCGAGGTATTCTTTCAGAAACGGTGCCGCTTCGCCGTAATAGCCGGTCAAAAATTCATCGATCAAAGCCGTTTGAGCCTGGGACGGGTCCCACATCAGTTTGGCCAGCAACCAGGCGCGCAAGGCGACGAAATCGCCGACGATGCCGCCGGATTGGTAATCGCCCTGTTCGAACAACGCCGTCACCCGGTGGTCGGCGAAGAAACGGATATCGTTGCCCAGGTTGGTTAAATTGGGATGCGGGATCAGGTAATTGCTGAAGTTGGTCACATAGTTCCAGATCGCCAGTTGGGTGGCGATCTCCGACCAATTCAGCACATCGTCCCGGAACGAAGCGTTGGCTTCCGAGTCGATCGGCTTGGAAAAATCGCATTCGATTGAACAGAGCCGGATCAACACGTTGGGGGCCGGACGGATGGTCCTGGGCGCTTTGCGGGTGTGGCGGTAGGCCAGCGTCTCGACCAGCACGCCGGGAAATTCCCGGGCGACCGCGTCGGCGACTTCGTTGACCGCCAGCAGCAGCGAGCCGGCCGGCGAACCCTCCGCTTCGTCCACCGCCCGGCAGTCGGCGCACTGGCAGTAGCTCTTTTCGCCGCCGCTGTCATTCTGGCTGACCGAAATGATGGCCGGCGCCGGGTGCGCCCGCAGTCTGGCCAGGACGTTGGCGGTCAATTCCCGGCGCAAATCCGGATTGGTCAGGCACAGTTGGGTGGCAACCCGTTTGCCGTCCACTTCGGCGAACCATTCCGGGTGTGCCGCCAGATATTTTTCGGCCGGGATCAGTTCAGGGAAGGTGTGGCACCAGCCGATGATTTCATAGTGGCCGCCCAGTGATTCGTCCAGTTGTTCGAAATGGCCGTTGCAGCGCAGCCGGGAGGCGAATTGCGGGTGGTCGATGACGTCGTGATAAAAACTTTCCCGGCTGATCAATGGCGGCGCGTATTCGATGTCGAGCGGTCCGACTGCCAGTTTTTCGCGTCGCGGCACGAAGGTTTCCCGCGAGGTCCAGAAGCGGATGCCGCACTCCTTCTCAAGAAATTCGTAAACCGCATACAAGGTGCCGCGCGGTGCGCCGCCGGCCAGGATCAGCGCGTCTCCGGCGGTTCGGAGCAGAATGGCATCGGTCGGCAAGCTGGCCAGCGTATTTTCCGCCAGCAACCCGGCGGCTTCCGCCGCCCGGCCGACCAGAATTGTTTTGCCGGCCGGTTCCGGAAGTCCGACGACGACCGGCAGCGTGACGCCGGTCGCTGCCGCCACAAAATTTCGCAACTCATCGGCCGCGCTTTTCTCGACCGGCGTGGCATCGGCGGCGAGACCAATTCGATAATCGCTGCGGCCGGAATCGACCAGTACCAGTTCGGCTTGCAGGGTCAGAACGGTCAGCATGGCGGCAAAGCCTCCCAATAGTTTTTTCATCGTTCGCTTTTCCTTTCCCGGTTGGTTGCCATTGATTGGCAGATTTCTTATAAATAAACCGGAAAACGGCCGCTTGCAAATGAAACGGCAGGGAAAAAATATGAATTCGCGCCGTGTGCAAGCTTTTTCGCAAACAGACTCGTACCGCCGATCTTCCAAAACGCCGGATTTACCGGTATGAGGCGATTCGGGCAAGCGGTGCCGCCTGATTGGCGGGCTGAAAATTTGTACACGCGTGAATTGACAGAAAACTCCCCGGCATGGGAGCGGACCTTATGGACATGCCGGGGGATGGAATTTATTTTTGAGCTTTCTTCTTGACGGCCTGTTCGACCAGATGATAGATTTTCTGGCCGTTCTCATTTTCCGGCTCGAAAATTCTTCTGGCAAAATCAAGCGGCGTCTGGCCGTTTTTCGCAGCGAGCGTCGGATCGGCGCCGGCTTTCAGCAGCGCTTCAATCATCGCGGCATCGGAGTTGTGGAAGATGGCGGCGATCAACGGCGTCCAGCCGCCGGCATCCTGATGGTTGATATCGGCGCCGGCGTCCGCCAGTATTTTGA encodes the following:
- a CDS encoding alpha-L-fucosidase, with the protein product MTGNLLLAAMLPESWGKGARLEVKPAALCGQELRRSIAIAPPTEGDRQGVPAWKRTLGLGREGDQKLQFFLGVQDGGAAGAPCEFQVVVNGRVLWEKSYAAAEWEPVEIDLSSYAGNLIFLEFAVKVPEGATALLGEPRILEGGRLLYDLADLLEGSSWFLLREESAADRRARLQVVPGAEILAWQRLEMICFTHFGINTFSNREWGTGGEPAALFNPVDFDARQWARAVKDAGLKMIILTAKHHDGFCLWPSRYTDYSVKNSPWRNGRGDVVREVAEACREYGLKFGFYLSPWDRNNPLYGSGEAYDEYFMNQLTELLTDYGEVTEVWFDGANGEGPNGKKQQYDWERYFGLVRRLQPQALMAICGPDIRWVGNESGMAAETEWSVQKIDGEWKWYPAECDVSIRPGWFYHPDEKPKTAEQLVDIYFQSVGRNSVLLLNIPPDTRGRFADADVAALRGFRAELDKLFQTDLAERAVVPAENGPARPVPSGDEESWWCPQGEGPYTLELQWKEPVEINIVELAEAIRHGQRVEAFRLFYRRTDGSFTPWLEGTTIGYRRLLRASEPVKTDAVRILIEQSLAAPLISSVKVY
- a CDS encoding DUF4838 domain-containing protein — translated: MKKLLGGFAAMLTVLTLQAELVLVDSGRSDYRIGLAADATPVEKSAADELRNFVAAATGVTLPVVVGLPEPAGKTILVGRAAEAAGLLAENTLASLPTDAILLRTAGDALILAGGAPRGTLYAVYEFLEKECGIRFWTSRETFVPRREKLAVGPLDIEYAPPLISRESFYHDVIDHPQFASRLRCNGHFEQLDESLGGHYEIIGWCHTFPELIPAEKYLAAHPEWFAEVDGKRVATQLCLTNPDLRRELTANVLARLRAHPAPAIISVSQNDSGGEKSYCQCADCRAVDEAEGSPAGSLLLAVNEVADAVAREFPGVLVETLAYRHTRKAPRTIRPAPNVLIRLCSIECDFSKPIDSEANASFRDDVLNWSEIATQLAIWNYVTNFSNYLIPHPNLTNLGNDIRFFADHRVTALFEQGDYQSGGIVGDFVALRAWLLAKLMWDPSQAQTALIDEFLTGYYGEAAPFLKEYLALLEQEVAQSGIAFGCYHANTERWLRPATIIRAQALLNQAARAVAADPAKSERVRIAALPMELVELERRAELKLEDDAADRQAAKDRYLKAMRQYQVQHCSEGSDFSRLETQLKQ